The Elaeis guineensis isolate ETL-2024a chromosome 3, EG11, whole genome shotgun sequence region CTGATCTTATCAGTCTAAGCCTGGCCTAGTTGGAAAATATATAGGTTCAACATGCACTTCCGAAACTACAATTGAGTTTGGCCAGTATGAGGAGCTTGCTACCTTATAAGCAAATCGAACTTGGAACTTTGTACCTCCAACCGAACCATGTACAATGTGGCATGCAAACAGATATTCAAAGCCAAAACTCTGATGGTAGCCTAGATCGACTCAGAGCCCGGCTAGTGGCTAGCAAAAGAATTTCATCAAGTTGAAGTCATTGATTTCATCGAGATTGTCTCATCTGTCATGAAACCTCGGAGCATTTGAAGTGTTCTTAGAATTACTATTATTCGAGGATGAAACATCCAGCAAGTTGATGTAGGAAATGCTTTTTAAAAGTACGTGTTTTCAGTTCCCATGTTCCCATATTATATCAACATGCTTCTTTAATTCCTGTCGTGTTGGTAGACATTTATTAGGTATGTGCATACAAAATACCGGTGCTCTGCTATATTAATTTGTGTCTGAACTAGGTCTAAATTGCTGTGGAACAAACGTAACAATAGAGATGGGTTCAATGTTTTGGGAAGCAGTAGGATACAAAGCTGCGGCCAATGATTCTTGACTGATGAAATTCTCCCAGAAGTTGCTAATAAACATCTGCCTATGTCAGTTTGGATCATGATCTACAATTAAACATTCAAATCCAGATGCCagattaaaatggtgaaagattcAATGCACCATAATCTAATGGACGAGACTATATTATCAATTTTGTTCCGGAGGACTCGTAAATTAGACAGTAAAATGAGGATTCACATGACAAAACAAtattgattttttcatatattacggGTAAAATGTAATTCCATGATACAATTTTTTACGGGAAACCTGGAAAGCAAATCACGCGACCAAAGGGTGGTGCCACAAGGAAGTGCCGACCGCAGCGAGGATGGAAGGGCACAGCAGTCATTGACCTTCTGATGCAATTAACCTCCATACCGTAAAGGATACCCACAAATGCATCTTCGTCGATTTGAAACACCGTCTTGATCTCCCAAAACAGGAGGCCGGCGAGAAGGCTATCATATCCTGCCTGGTTCCCGGGCATGCAGCTCGATCCCCATCATCTTGGACATCTTGACCAGGCTGGTCTCTCCACCAAACAATCCATCACAGAACCTCGCTATATACTTGACATCataattgttaggatttgacgcttcgagattcagtccacattgagcccacagcaaggttcacggcaaaaaatggagtccaacgagatcaagatcaccccaaacggagcttgaatggaggagatacgagcttttgaagtcggcaagaGATTCGAGGCGGCAGAGGACCGCCGGCAGAGCGGCGGCGGCGCGGCCGCAAGCGGCGGCCCGTGGCCTAGGCAAGGCCAACGcatgggatgcgcgacccaggcatgCGGCCCAAGGCGACtagcggcccagccgggcgcacgCCCTAGCGGGCGCGCGGGCCGCCCCAGGCCCAGGCACcctgcctgggcctgtaccccaatccaccgtggatcgggcggtccatggctgggcctgtggaccgcatgggcatttttcATGCGTTTCATGCGGTCTACGATACTATTCTATGGaccgatcatgatcggacggcctaaGGAGTTTCCGGTATTGATATGACGGTTCAGAggcttgatttggcttgtttaggagacctaaacctaatctaattaggtttaaacccttgtttaaggcctttaaaaggcctgtgcctcAACAGAGAGAAGCGGTTTGGTTTTCTGCCGTGGATGCGCTGTACGGAACCGAGAAGAGAGAGAACCGtgctgctgagagagaaggagcaagaggctcctggacagcggacgctgGTCGCTTCAGCGGTTCAGGGAGCTCTTCCAAGAGAAAGCTTTtctgaggaaaacttctagtgagatagaaattgggtgtacgagggttgagggtgagatctcctcttgtaaaatttcttttttatagtgaagtttgcatgccccgtggaggcgagcccttttgtggctgatccacgtattttgattattttgttttgtttcttctttcttcctactgcatcgcgtagtactgaaaaggtcttgagaggtggtgtcctgatcaaacatacacccaacaagtggtatcagagcaaggcggtacaaagatgcagattgcagtggtggtgagcaagactgaagatggagaagacaggaacaatcaaggtagagatcaacaaatttgatggtaagagcaatttctccttgtggcatgcAAGGGTGAagaatgtgctcatccaacaggggttgatcgatgctctattgtgcgatgagaagccgaccaccatggaggtacgggattggaaacggctacagatgcaggtggtgagcacTATCCGCATGTacttgacggatgaggtggtgatccatatgctgagcgagacttctccgacggtgctgtagtcgaagctcgaggagttgtacatggcgaagtctctcaccaacacccttttcctttggaggcagttttaccaactacggatggccgagggacagagcgtgcaggagcatctaagtcacttccagaagatcctcaccgacctcctcagcgttggtgagaatgttgaggagaagaccagggtgctggttttgctggcgtcgcttcccccttcgtacgagtccttggtgactactcttctagtggggaagagtactatcaagatggacgagatcaccacggtgatactccagaacgaggttctcaggagggagaacccagcttcgagctcaggtggcggtagctcagctttgatggtttctgaAGGAGCAAGAGGTGGTAgatggagtgacaggagatcgcaacgagggtggtctaagtttaggagggacttgagcaaaaccaagtgttaccgatgtgaggagttggagcatctagtcagagattgccctcaactcaaaaatcgaacggtggctgctgtagcgacagccagcagcgattcagatggagatgtcctgcaGATATCTGACgatgtatctacttcttcccagtagtggatattagattctgcatgcccctatcatgtatgttacagagaggagcagtttgactctctggagaacagtgagggcactgtatatctgccagatagatcgagctgtgcaatcagaGGCATTGAGACGGTCAACTGGAGGATACATGACAGTGTAgtaaggagattgggggaggtccgatacatacccaatttcaggcgaaatcttatctcactgagcagattggattcgaaaagctacaggacggtagctggtagaggaattctgagggtgctacacggcgataggattgtgctggaggggaagaaggagagcagaggacattattacctggcaggaagctcaatgcgaggtggagcttcgggagccaggtggagcccagagcgaggtggagctccaggaggtggatcaggcacgagacaggagactcgggagcacgagaggcgacgtcgcaaggtgagattcctattgccgcaagaCGATGCCCCAAGCAGATCTCAGTTcatgaggagcacagcatacgatggagatgggatcgagcagcctggctcgactcccatgtttgcccatccatgatcaacaggcgattgccccagagcatgggggcgaggagatccaaaagctctcgaaTTTTGGAGGAGACCAAATATCgagtcaaggtggagattgttaggatttgatgtctcaagatttagcccatattgagcccacagcgaggttcgcgatgaaaaacagagtccaacgagatcaagaacaCCCCAAACTGAgcttggatggaggagatatgagtttttgaagtcggcacgagatccgagaTGGTGGAGGACCATCGACGGTCGGTGGCAGGCCGGCGGAGCGACGGCGGCGCACGGCCCAGGCAGGGCCAATGCGcaggacgcacgacccaggcgcGCAGCCCAGGCCCGTGCATGCGGGCCGGCCCAGTTCCAAGCGCCCTGCCTGGGTCTGTACcctggtccacggctgggcctgtggatcgCGTGGGCATTTTTCATGCGTTTTAcgtggtccacggtactatttcgtggaccgatcgcgatcaGACGGTCCAAGGAGttttcggtcttgatccgacggttcagaggcTTGATTTGACTTGTTTAAGAGatctaaacttaatctaattaggtttaaacccttatttaaggcctttaaaaggcctgtgcctcAACAGAGAGAAGGGGTTTGGTTTTCTGTCATGGGTGCGCTGTACGGAACTGAGAAGAGAGAGAACCGcactgctgagagagaaggagcaggaggctcctgaacAGCGGACGCTGATcgtttcaggggttcaggagggtctttcaagagagagcttttctgagagaaacttctagtgagagagaaattgggtgtacgaaggttgagggtgagatctcctcttgtaaaatttctttttcatagtgaagtttgcatgccccgtggaggtgagtccttttgtggctgatctacgtattttgattattttattttgtttcttctttcttcctattgcATCGTatagtactgaaaagatcttgaaagaTGGTGTCCTGATGAGATATCTATCCAACAGTAACACCTCCCAAGAAGGCTTCTTGCAAGAATCAAGAACCCATGCAGGGTATCTGGCAGTGGTGCTCCGGTGAGCAGCTTGAGAAGATAGGCTACATCGTACAACCCGTGGAAGGTGATCCATCTGATTCCGTGGCAGCTACGTAGCACCTGCTGCAGCATAATTGAGCAAAGGTTGGCCTCCACACCTTGGCTTCGCATCTTGTCGAAGTCTATCCCGCTTCGCTTCAGTAGCTCAAGCGATGCCTCGGAGTGTGCATCCTTGACAGGATCGAAGTCGCTGAAGTTGAACTGCCAGCAGCAGCATCTGGGGAACGGCATGTTTCCTTGCTCATCGAACAGGGTAATACCGAGTTGGATCACCTTCATGCTATCGACGTTTGACTTGAGATCTCGGTACCGCTCCTCTTCTGATGCATAACGGGGTGTGGAACGAAGAAATCCAGGGAACTCTGTGTCCATGGCGATGAAGCGGTAGCGACCTACCAACTCCAACATTAGCGTCAACTCCTCCACAATGTTCT contains the following coding sequences:
- the LOC140856194 gene encoding probable CCR4-associated factor 1 homolog 9, which produces MEVEVRAVWRQNIVEELTLMLELVGRYRFIAMDTEFPGFLRSTPRYASEEERYRDLKSNVDSMKVIQLGITLFDEQGNMPFPRCCCWQFNFSDFDPVKDAHSEASLELLKRSGIDFDKMRSQGVEANLCSIMLQQVLRSCHGIRWITFHGLYDVAYLLKLLTGAPLPDTLHGFLILARSLLGRCYCWIDISSGHHLSRSFQYYTMQ